From the Paenibacillus sp. MMS20-IR301 genome, the window AACTCAATCATGACGGCAATGTCGCTGGTGGCGATTATTTTCCAGTCCCAGCAGAATGCCCAGTACGGCGGTGTATCCGCGAACAAGCTGGATTACGATCTGGCTCCCTATGTGACCAAATCCTTCGCCAAGCTGTTCCGCAAGGGCCTCGAGTATTTCGAGGAAGGTACCGCAGGCGAGCAGCTCGGTGAGATTACGATGAGCCGTACCGATCTGGAAGAGCAGTATCCGCGCGCCTTCCGTTTCGCTCTGAAAGAGACCGAAAGCGAAACACTGCAGGCAGCCGAGAGCATGGTACATAACCTCAATACAATGTCCAGCCGTTCAGGCGGCCAGATTCCTTTTACCAGCATCAACTATGGTACATGCACCTCACCTGAGGGCCAGCTCGTCATCAGCTCACTCCTGACAGCCACTATGAACGGACTGGGCAGCGGGGAGACACCGGTGTTCCCGATCCAGATTTTCAAATGCAAGCAAGGGGTTAACCAGCAGCCGGGCGATCCTAACTATGAGCTGTTCCTGAAGGCCGCCGAGTGCTCTGCACGCAGATTATATCCGAACTTCGCCAACCTGGATGCTCCGCTGAATATGCAGTATTATGATCCGGAGAATCCGGACACCGAGTTTGCTACGATGGGCTGCCGGACACGGGTGCTCGGCGACCGCTTCGGACGCAATCACTGCTCCGGTAAAGGCAACCTTTCGTTCAACACGCTCAATCTTGTACGTCTCGGACTTGCCTACGGTACAATAACCGGCCGCCGCCTGGCTGCCGACGAGGCCGGCTTCTTCGAAGACCTGAACTATTACATGGATGTTGCACTGGACGGGCTGCTTCACCGGTTCCGTATCCAGGCTGCCCAAAAGGCCAAAGCCTCTGACTTCATGATGCGTGAAGGGGTCTGGGAAGGCGGAGAGCAGCTCGCACCTGACGAAAGCGTCGGCGAACTGCTGAAGCACGGCAGCCTGTCGATCGGCTTCATCGGGATGGCAGAATGCATGAAGGCTATGTACGGCAAGCATCACGGCGAAGATATGGAGATCCACGCCAAAGCTGTAGCCATTGTCCGCCATATGCGTGAATATTGCGACCGGAAGAGCGAAGAGCTGGATCTCAACATTACACTGTTCGCGACTCCTGCCGAAGGACTCTCCGGCAAGTTCACTAAGGTGGACCGCAAAGTACTCGGCTCCATTCCGGGAGTAACAGACCGTGAGTACTATACGAATTCCTTCCACATTCCCGTCTACTACGACCTGAGTGCAGCTAAGAAAATCAGCCTCGAGGCTCCTTTTCATGAGTATTGCAATGCCGGAGCAATCTCTTATGTCGAGCTGAACGGAAATGCCCGCAGCAACCCTGCCGCCTTCGTCAAAATCATCAAATATGCGCTGGAGCAGGAAATCAGCTATTTCAGCATCAACCATCCGATCGACCGCTGCTCGGGCTGCGGCTATGAAGGGGTAATCGGTACGAACTGCCCGTCCTGCAACGCCCATGAGGATACAACCCATATCCGGCGGCTGCGCCGGGTAACCGGCTATTTGACCGGCGATTACCAGACCCGCTTCAACGCCGCCAAGCAAGCCGAAGTACGGGACCGCGTTAAGCATCTATGAATATATGCGGCTATTACCCGGAGTCCATTAACGAAGGAGAGGGCCTGCGGGCCGTCCTCTTCTTCAGCGGCTGCCGCCACCGTTGTCCCGGGTGCTTCAATCCGAAGACCTGGAACTTCAATTACGGTGAGCTGTTCACACCGCAGCGCAGGCAGGAGATCATAAGCGAAATCGCCGGCAATCCGCTGCTGGACGGCCTGACGCTTGCGGGCGGGGACCCGTTCTTCTCAGCAGAGGCGGCTGCAGAATTCATTCACGAGCTGCGCGCCGAGCTGCCGGATTTCCCGGTCTGGATCTACACCGGGTACACGTATGAGGAGCTTACAGCTTCCCCCGGCTCACCGGAATGGGAGCTGCTGGCGCTTTGCCAGGTCGTGATCGACGGGCGGTTCGTCGAAGAGCTCAAAGATACGACACTCCCCTACCGGGGCAGCAGCAATCAGCGCATTATAGATATTCCGGCTAGTCTGGCAGGAGATACAATTGTACTATGGGAGCCTATCCTTAGCTTTCAAGGGGTGTAAAGCTATCTATCTGTTAAAAAAGGGCACTAACCTTCCGCAGCGCGGTGGTTTAGTGCCCTTTGGTATGCTAATTTTCCAGATACCGCGCTTCTGCTCCTACGCCTGTTCTCCTGCTTTGCGGGCTGCCTTATGCGCCGTCTCATCCGCCAGCTCTTCCAGCACGCTGTTCAGACGCAGCTTCAGCTCGTCGGCCAGCTCCACTACCCCCTGGTCGTTCCGCACGGCCTGGGAGTCCACGGCGAAGACGCCGCCCAGGATATGACGGGCGCCCAGCACCGACAGCACCGGCTTCAGCGCATAGTCGATCGAGAGCAGATGCGCCAGGCTTCCGCCCATGAAGAGCGGGAGGACGATTTTGCCGGCCAGCCCTTTTTGCGGGATCAGATCCAGGAAGGTCTTAAGCACACCTGTAAAGGAGGCTTTGTATACGGGACTGACTACAATGACTGCGTCCGCTTCAGCCACCAGCCCGTTCGCTTTGACGATAGCCTCACTCTCAAACTTCGTGTGAATCAGATCCTCAGCCGGAAGCTCGGCAATATTAATCCGCTCCACGGTAAAGCCGCGTCCCTGCAGGTCCGCCTCCGTATATTCGATTACTGCATTAATCCTTGAGACCAGGGATGGTGTACCGTTAATCACAACTATTTTGGCCATTTCCGCACCTCTTCCGTCTGCTTGTATAGGATATGCCGGACTCCGGCACCGGTCATAAATACTTTAAATTAGTAATAATCCTAGCAGAGTACAAGGAATATTGTCAAACCACAATTGTGCTTGCAACCCGGCGGCGCTCTCGGTATAATAAACGGCAAACCTATATCCCGACCAGGCCAATGACCGGCATCCAACCGCGAGGCGTCTGCGACCGGAGCAGTTTCCCTGCTTCCTAAGTTTACCGGGTTTCGCCCGTTACCGCGAAGACCAAAGAGGGCCTTATTCCGCTGCTGTACAGCTGCTTTACGTGAATTAGGCCAACCTGGGTGGCACCGCGAGCTGACGCTCCTCGTCCCATGGATGAGGGCGTTTTTTGCATTTTTTTAAACCCAAAGGAGCGGATCGCGGATGCTGGACATGAATTGGATCAGGGAGAATGAGGACATTGTACGGAAGACGGCTGAATGGAAAAGAGTGGAGTTCCCGCTTACGGAACTCCTGGACTGGGACGACCGGCGGCGGGCGGCCCGCCGGAATGCAGAGCAGCGCCGGGCGGAGCGCAATGCGCTGACGAAGGAGGTCGAGCGCCTGCTGCGCCAGGGCGACACTGCTGGCGGCGAGCAGGCCAAGGAGCAGGTGCGGGAGATCAACCGCCTGCTCACCGGGCTGGAGGCGGAGCTGCTTGAAGCGGAGCGCCGCTGCGGTGAGCTTCTGCTGCTCGCGCCCAATCCCGTATCGGCGGATACGCCGGTCGGGCCGGATGACAGCGCGAATGTGGAGCTGCGGCGGCATGGCGTGCTGCCGGTATTCGGCTTCACGCCGCGCGATCACGTCGAGCTCGGCGAGCTGCACGGCATCCTCGATATTCCGCGCGGCGTCAAAGCCGGAGGCCCCCGCAGCTATGTGCTGAAGGGGGCCGGGCTGCTGCTGCATCTGGCTGTGCAGCGGCTGGCCCTGGATGTGCTCATGCAGCGCGGCTTCACCGTAATGGATGTGCCGGTGATTGTCCGGCCGGAGGCGCTGGAGCGGACCGGCTTCTTCCCGGGCGGCATGGATCAGACCTATGAGCTGACCGGGGAGAAGCGCTGGCTCGCCGGGACCTCGGAGGTCTCGCTGGTCTCGCTCTACAGCGATGAGACGCTGGAGCTCGCTGAGCCGCTGCGGCTGGCCGGGATGTCGGCCTGCTTCCGCCGCGAGGTCGGCTCGGCAGGCCGCGATGTGCGCGGGCTGTACCGTGTCCACCAGTTCTCGAAGATCGAACAGGTGATCATGTGCCGCAGCACCCCCGGAGAATCGGAGCAGATGCTGCAGGAGATTCTCGGCAATGCCGAGCATATTCTCCAGCTGCTGGAGCTGCCTTACCGGGTAGTCGCCGTCTGCAGCGGCGACATGTCGCTTAAGACACACAAGCAATATGATGTGGAGACCTGGATGCCGAGCCGTGGCGCCTTCGGCGAGACCCATTCGGCTTCGAACCTGCTGGATTTCCAGGCCCGGCGCTCGGGCATCCGCTACCGTGACGAAGACGGGCGGCTGCAATATTGCCACACGCTGAACAATACCGCCGTGGCAACGCCGCGCATCCTGATTCCGCTGCTGGAGAACCATCAGCTGGAGGACGGCTCGGTCTACATCCCGCCGGCGCTGCGCCCTTATATGGGCGGTGTGGAGAAGCTGGATTTAACCTGACGAGATACAGAGAAGCTGCTATGGCCTGACCCTAACCGGAGCTCTGTGAGCGTGCACCAACACGAAGAATCTGGAGCGTGTGCCGTCCAGAGAGTGATCGAGAGTTAGCTCAACCGTTATATATTAATTCTGCGGCAAACTTGTACGCAGTTGTATGAAAGGCACTATTCCCCCTTAGTTAAGTGACTAGGGGGGAATCCATATTGTATTCGGTTTTCCGCATACATTTGCCCCGTTCACCCCCGCAGCTTTCAACACGAACCTTAGTAATCAGTAATCCAGCAAGTAAAGCAGCAGGCACAAAAACGGCTTCACTGCCTCTCAAGGCGGCGGAGCCGTTTTTCATAGTTTACATTAAAATAACATGTAGTTTACATTAATTTCAGGAAAATCAACGATTTTCAGCCGGTCTATATATTTACTTTATATATTTTTGGATCATCCTACTATTAATCTATACATTTTCAACAAATTATCCCGAAAAATTGCTTTAAAATTCTATTATCTCTATTATAATAGAGTGCGAATGATATTTTATGGGGAGGTATACTTACATGAAACTTTCTTCACAATGCAGAAGGCCGCTAAGTTTGTTCCTCGCGGTTGCATTGCTCTTGACCGGGATATTCCCGGGATTATCAGCAGGATCCGGCATAGCTGCAGCAGAGCCAATAATAACGGCAGATACCGGAGTTACTCAAGCTCCCCCGGTTACAGCCTCTCCTGCCTCCGGCAGCAAGATTGGCACAGGCTCCACGATTACATTAAGCACTCCGGTTACAGCAAGCGTATACTACAGCGTATATGCTAACGGCAGTATTACCGCAGAAGTGGCAGACCAATTATACACTGCCCCGATTACCGTTGATTCCAGCTATACTTCCCTTACTATTAAAGCCTACTCTTCATTACCCGATTTAGGGAATGGTCCAACAGCAACTTTGCAATATAGCGTTGTGCCTGCGGAGAACAATCTGAAGATCAGCCAAATTCAGGGCGCAGGGCATACTTCCCCTTACGTTAACACTATGGTTGTAAACGTCAAAGGTATTGTTACCTTCATTAAGGATGCGGACAATTTCTATATTCAATCCGCAGCCGCTGATATGGATAATGACATCAAAACCTCCGAAGCTATTCTCGTCTATCAAAAAGGCGGCGGCAACGCTGTGAAGACAGGCGATGCCGTTGCGGTAGACGGAACTGTCAAGGAATACGGCTTCTCCGGACAATTAACGACTACAGAAATCGCCGCAACCAAAACAGCGGTCCTCAGCAGCGGCAACACGCTTCCGGCAGCAACCCTGATTGGAACCGGCGGACGGATCATTCCGCATACGGTTATTGATGATGATAACTTCGCTAAATTTGAGCCGGACAAAGATGCCATCGACTTCTATGAGAGTCTCGAAGGTATGCGCCTGGAGCTTACTAGACCGACCACTGTAGGTCCCGCAGTCTATTATGCTTCCAGCAGCACCTTTGAAATTCCGGTAGTAACGGTTAATGGTACAGCTAACACGACAGAAGTCACTTCCGCAGCAGGCGGACTTGTGCTGACAGGTGCTGATTACAATCCCCAGCGTCTGATTCTCTCGGCGAAGACCGCTCCGGTCCTCAACACCGGCCAGCAGTTCGCCGGCAATATCACCGGTATTCTAACCTATGATTACGGAAAATTCCTTGTTTCTGCCGAGTCAGAAACATTGCCGGCGGTTTCTCCCAGCAAGTTAGTCCGGGAAGTAACCTCACTCAAACCGGAAGGAAGCAAGCTGAATATCGCTTCTTTCAACATTGAGAACTTCTCGCAGCATAATGATCCTAGCAAAATTGAAAATGTAGCCCGGGATATCGTCATTAATCTCAAGACTCCGGACATTATCGGCCTGACAGAAGTGCAGGATAATGACGGAACCGGCACTGGCGGAACCGATGCCAGCGAGAACTACGAAGTCCTGATCGCCGCCATTGCGGCTATCGACGGCGGCGCATCCGACTACGGTTATACGGATATCGCCCCGGAGAACAATAAGGACGGAGGCGTTGAGAACGGCAATATCCGCTCGGGCTTCCTGTACAACAAGAACCGTGTCTCCCTGAAGCCAGGTACACCGGGTACGGCTACTGAAGCTGTCAGCTATAGCGCTGCTTCCGGCCTCAGCCTGAATCCGGGGCGGATCAGCCCGGAGGACGATGCCTTTATAAAGTCGCGTAAGCCACTGGCTGCCGAATTTACTTTCCAGGGCAAAGATATTATCGTCATTGCCAACCACTTCAATTCCAAGAGCAGCGACAACTATTTGTTCGGTTCCGTTCAGCCTCCGGTCTTCACTACAGAAGTACAGCGGGCCAAGATCGCCAGGGTGGTCAACAGCTTCGTTGAAGATGTACTGCAAGAGAACGCAGATGCCAATGTTGTCGTACTCGGCGATCTGAATGACTTCCAGTTCTCGAATACCCTGAATATTCTTAAAGGCAGCGCCCTCACGAATCTCGTGAACACCCTGCCGCTGAATGAGCGTTATTCCTACGTATTCCAAGGCAACTCCCAGACGCTGGATCATATCCTCGTCAACAACAAGCTGGCATCAGCCAGCACACTGGATATCGTGCACATTAATGCCGACTTCGCCGATCCCGGCGATTACCCGAAGGGTACGGAATTCCCGGCCGGCGGAATCCGGATCAGTGACCACGATCCGCTGCTTGCCCAAATTGACTTCGGAACCACCGATTTCAATTTGCGGGTGCTGCATACCAATGATACGCATGGCCATTTGGAAAATGTAGCCAAACGCACCTCCGCCACCAGCAGCGAGCGCACAGGCAATACTGTTTTGCTGGATGCGGGTGATGTTTTCTCTGGAACACTCTATTTCAATCAGTTCAAGGGACAGGCAGATATCAAGTTCATGAATAACATCGGCTATGATGCCATGACCTTCGGTAATCACGAATTTGATATGAACAAGGAAAACCCTGAGGTGCTGAAGAATTTCGTAACAGCCGCCCAGTTCCCGTTTGCAAGCTCCAATATCGACTTCACCACCAACAATAGTGAGCTTGCCGATCTCTACCATGAGATGACCGGAATCCTTGCAACCGATGAAGCTAAGAGTACAGCCAAAGACGGTAACATCTATCCTTCCGTTATTAAGGATGTTTACGGTGAGAAGATCGGTATCTTCGGGCTGACTACTGAAGATACCGTCGGCCTTGCGTCACCGGGCGACAAAATTATTTTCAAGGATCATATTGAAAGTGCGAAGAAGACCGTCAAGGCCCTGGAAGATCAGGGGATTAATAAAATTATTGCCGTTACCCACCTGGGGTACACCGTGGATCAGGAACTCGCTAAGGCTGTTCCGGGTATCGACATTATTGTTGGCGGACATTCACATACGAAGGTGGACAACCCTCCAACTCCAATTATCAATGTAGGCACAGACAAGAAAGTACTGATTGTACAGACCGGTGAATACAGCCAGTTCCTCGGTGAGCTGGACGTTACCTTCGACAAGAACGGTGATATCAAAGCTTACAAAGGAAAACTGCTGGATGTTAACCTGTTCGGCGAAGATGCCGTTGCCAAGAGTATTCTGGCTCCAATCGATGCCGAATTAGCAACCGTTCGGAATACGGTTGTAGGCTACAGTAATGTGGATCTCTATACTCACCTTAACTCCCAGCGCGTTGTACGCAAGCAGGAGACACCAATCGGCAACATGATTGCCGACAGCATCGCTGAGAAGGTTACTGAGCTGATGCCTAGCTTCGTCTCTGAAGCAGACCGCGCTGCCATTAAAGGCGTTGTTGCGATCCAGAACGGCGGCGGTATCCGTGAAGCCATCAATGTGGGCGATATTACAATGGGTGAAGTGCTGACTACACTACCGTTCGGCAACGGGCTTGCCGCGCTCAAGGTTACTGGTGCAGAGATCATCTCTTCGCTGGAGAACTCAGTCAGCGGTCTTGCCTCTGACCAGGGGCGGTTCGCACATGTATCCGGTATGAGATACACCTATGATTCCACTAAGAAGCCTGAGATTATAGATTCATTATCCGGGGCTGTAACCCAGGCCGGTGAACGTATCGTCTCCGTAGAGATCAAGCAGGCAGACGGATCTTACCTGCCGGTTGATCCGAAGGCTTACTATATCCTGTCCACGAACTCCTTCATGGCGGGCGGCGGTGACTTCTACCGCGCATTGGCATCCGCCAAGGCAGACGGACGTTATTATGAGCTGGGTCTTCCGGACTTTGAAGTCCTGCTGGCTTACCTGAAGAAGCATAATCCCGTAACTTCAAGCATTGAAGGCCGGATTACAGATCTGAAGGGCGCGACCCCAAGCCCTACACCGACAACGACACCAGCGCCAACTTCGGCCCCTGGCGGTTCAGGAACAATTACACCAGCTGCAACACCATCACCTGGTCCGTCCGCCACAGCTACGGCAGCCGTACCGGCACAGGTGACGACAATTACTGCAGCCGACCTGACCGCACAGCTCGCAGCACTGCCAGCCGGCAGCAATGAGCTGGTTATTCCGCTTACCGCATCCGCGGGCGGAGCACAAGTCATTCTGCCTGGCAGTGTGCTCGTGCAGCAAGCTGCAGCTAATCCCGGAACAGTGCTTACATTCAACTCGACAGGCGGAGCTTCATATTCACTGCCGCTTAGTATTATTAACGCAGCGGCGCTGACTGCCCAGCTCGGCACCAGCGACTTTACAATTACAGTGTCTATCCTGCAGGCTGATGCAGCGACACTCAGCAGCATCAGCACAGCAATAGCAGCACAGGCCGGTTCCGTTACGCTCGCTGCACCGGTTATCGAATTTACAGTTACCGCCCAGGCCGGAAATAACAGCGTATCGTTGAACAGCTTCGGCAGTACCTACGTGGAGCGTTCAATCACTGCAGCCGGAAGCTTAAGTTCACAAGGAGCCACAGCCGTTTCCTACGATCCTGCCACCGGCAAGCTTTCCTTCGTGCCTTCTGTCTTCTCAAGCGCTACAAGCGGAAACACTGAAGTTACCATTAAACGAAACAGCAACAGCTATTATACTGTGGTGAAATCATCCAAGACCTTCAGCGATACTGCCGGACACTGGGCACAGTCAGCCATTGAGCTGCTGGCCTCCAAGCTGATCATTACCGGCACCAGCAGCACCGCCTTCTCGCCTTCGCAGTCCATTACCCGGGCAGAATTCGCGGCACTGATTACCCGCTCCCTCGGACTTGCCTCCGCGAGCGGTGGAACAACCTTCAGCGATGTCAGCTCAGCTGCATGGTATGCAGACAGCGTACAGACAGCGGCTGCAGCAGGCCTGATTACCGGCTATACAGACGGCAGCTTCAAGCCGGGCAGCCCGATTACCCGCCAGGAAATGGCTGCGGTTCTGTCCAAAGCTATGAAGTATACCGGTAAATCTCTGACTGCTGATCCGGCCGTACTGGCCAAGTTCAGGGATGCTGCAAGCATCCCGGACTGGTCCAAAGCAGCCGTAGCAGAAGTAGCTGCTGAAGGCATCATCCAGGGAACGCCAGACGGATCATTTGCTCCGGCGAAGCTCGCTACCCGTGCGGAAGCCGCCACCATGCTGGAGAAAACACTGAAGTCACTTCAATTCATCAACTAGATTCAAGCGGTTATACGAATATATCCCAATTAGTAAAAGGCGGTTACCCGGCGCATGCTGCGCTGCGGGAACCGCCTTTTTTTTATAAACCGAACTGATCCGGATCAGACTGCTGTCATCGCCGCTTAATTCGCCAATACAGGCAGCTTCACTTCAAACTCAGGAATATACTCCTTCACCTGGTATCCGTCCCGCTCTATGGACAAGATCCGGTAAGGCCGGATCACCAGATAGCTTGTCTTATGCTCCAGCGGCTCGAATAGAGCTGCCGTGATCAGGATATTCCCGCCTGACGCATGCCATCCGCTGCCCCCGTTGATCTCCTGCAGCACATTCCCCTGATCATCCGTAAGCTCATACCCCAGGTAATCCCTTCCAGGATCGATAGACTGCTCTGCCGGCAGCTCAAGCCGGGTTGTAATCCGCGTTGTAATCGGCGTAAGCTCGGCTGTCTCAAGTAGGAAGCGCAGACCGGAGGCTGTGCGGACTATCGGCTCGGCAATGATACTCGAGTAAGTCTGCTTCCTCACCGGCAGCCTGATCTGAAAAGGCTCTTCTATCCCGGCAACATCAATGCTCAGCGTAAGCTCAAAAGCATCAGGAAACGACCGACCGCCCTGATTCTGCAAATCGGTAAATTGAATGATCCGGGAATCCGCATCCTTCCCGGCCAGTGAGAACGGACCGAATGAACCGCCGCCGCTGCTGCCAAGCGGGCCATAGGTATTGATATCCTCACCGTCAATCAACAGCTTAATATTGGTCATTAGATCGCCCAGCTCTCCACTCCGGAACGGCTCCGCCACAGACTGGCGCTGTAGCCCCAGAGACACACGGATTCCGTCGTAAAGCACTTCCGGCACTGATAACGTCAATCCCTCATGGCTATCGCTCTGCTGTTCTATAGCTGCAATCCCCTGCTGCTGCGCATTCCGCAGCCCCAGATCCCCGGCAAGCCGGAAAATGGAATTCATCCCGGGGATTTGCTTGAGTGAATCCGCAAGGGCTGGTGAAATAAACTCTGTGCTTGTAATCAGCAGGAACAGCGCCAGTACCGCAGCTACAATACCCGCACTTCTGCGCAGCAGCCAGCCCCGTGCGGCTCCCGGCCGTGTTGTCTTCAGTTGTTGCAGCTGTCCGCTCTCATGCCGTTTCATAATATCTGCTTCCAGATCTACACGGACCGGTGTATCCCGGATCAGCCGGCTAATACGCTCCAGTTCGTCATCCTCCATATTAGCGTGATTCATGAGTGATCATCCTTTCAGCATTCCGGCCGCGTCCGAGCTTTTTACGCAGCCGTTCATATTTTTTGCGGACTGTCGCCGGGTTCATATCCATAATGGTTCCGATCTCCTCATAGCTATGCTCCTCCAGCGCCCGCAGCAGCAGAATCTGCCGCTCTTCCAGACTCAGCTGCTCCAGCAGCCCGTGGACAACCTCCGTATATCTGGATTCTTGGGTGCCCGCAGCCTCTGCCTGCTGCTGCTGTTTCTTATAGAGTGAGAGCAGCCTGAACCCCCGGTTTCTCTGTTTGATCCGGTCCAGACAATGATTGTGCGCAATACGGTATAGCCATGCCGGAAACGATGCCTGTACTGAATACTGGCTAACCCGTTCCAGCGCTTTGATGAAAATATCCTGGGCTGCATCCTCCGCTTCTTCCCGGTTGCCAAGCAAATAATAACAATACAAATAAATCTGCCGCTGAAAGGTCCTGATGATCAAGGTGTAGGTCTGCACTTCCCCCTGCTGGACCCGCTCCACCATTTGCTCTACCGTAAGCCCCGGGTCCGGCTCAGCTGACAGCGGCGTCTGGAATTCATACTCTGATGTTTTGTTCATCCGGCTGTCTTCCGGCTCCATCACAGCTCCCCCTCCTTTCTTGCCTGTATAACTGAAAAAAGCCGTATTTTGTGACATGCCTGCCAAAAAATTTATGAAATCCGGCCGATTGATCTATTGCACATTCTCATTAGTTCGTTTAACATAAAACTAATATAAAGTTCTATATTTATAGAACTTATTTTCCGTATAATTCACATAGAAAGCAGGAATGCCGTATGAGTTATAAAATCACCGTCGATTTTGCACCCGTCTATGAGTGTATTACCAGCTTAAACGCTTTTCTCGGCAAACAAAATCATAACGCCATGGATGCCGGTGCATTGTGGGTCCGCGGGGTACAGGGCCGCTTCGCCCCTGTTATGCTGCAGAAGATGAAAGAGGTCATGAAGTTCACCGATAATTTCAGCCTGTCCTTGTATATATGGACCTGTCCGGGAGAGCGCTCCGCCGAGGGCTTCCTGGACTGGTTCGAAGCATTGTCCTCAGGGGAGCTGTATGAAATAGCCGGAAGGTTCGGGCAGACCGTTCCCTCGAATCTGGCCGGGCTGCGGGACTCAGCTGCGGAGGTCATCCGGGTATGGAATGCAGAGTATTACCGGCACATTGATCCGGCCATTCTGGAGGGGCTGCAGCAAGAGGCCAAAGCCCGTGCGGCATCACTGAACGAGGACAATGGCCTGGAGGTGTTTGAAGCGGCTACTGAGGGCATGCGGCTGTACCCGCCGGAGACCTTGAAGCAGATTATTCTCACCCCGCAGTATCATGCCCGGCCGCTGGTCACTTCTACCCTTTATGATGAATATATGTT encodes:
- a CDS encoding metalloregulator ArsR/SmtB family transcription factor yields the protein MSYKITVDFAPVYECITSLNAFLGKQNHNAMDAGALWVRGVQGRFAPVMLQKMKEVMKFTDNFSLSLYIWTCPGERSAEGFLDWFEALSSGELYEIAGRFGQTVPSNLAGLRDSAAEVIRVWNAEYYRHIDPAILEGLQQEAKARAASLNEDNGLEVFEAATEGMRLYPPETLKQIILTPQYHARPLVTSTLYDEYMFTAYSCDALPPEQGRPPASLLRLTRALSDETRLFILRLLTGRQLNFTEIVKEVGLSKSTIHYHLIALRAAGLVIVHTSGKSTSYSLRPEALHSLHGRIGSYLEG
- a CDS encoding DUF4179 domain-containing protein, with protein sequence MNHANMEDDELERISRLIRDTPVRVDLEADIMKRHESGQLQQLKTTRPGAARGWLLRRSAGIVAAVLALFLLITSTEFISPALADSLKQIPGMNSIFRLAGDLGLRNAQQQGIAAIEQQSDSHEGLTLSVPEVLYDGIRVSLGLQRQSVAEPFRSGELGDLMTNIKLLIDGEDINTYGPLGSSGGGSFGPFSLAGKDADSRIIQFTDLQNQGGRSFPDAFELTLSIDVAGIEEPFQIRLPVRKQTYSSIIAEPIVRTASGLRFLLETAELTPITTRITTRLELPAEQSIDPGRDYLGYELTDDQGNVLQEINGGSGWHASGGNILITAALFEPLEHKTSYLVIRPYRILSIERDGYQVKEYIPEFEVKLPVLAN
- a CDS encoding S-layer homology domain-containing protein; protein product: MKLSSQCRRPLSLFLAVALLLTGIFPGLSAGSGIAAAEPIITADTGVTQAPPVTASPASGSKIGTGSTITLSTPVTASVYYSVYANGSITAEVADQLYTAPITVDSSYTSLTIKAYSSLPDLGNGPTATLQYSVVPAENNLKISQIQGAGHTSPYVNTMVVNVKGIVTFIKDADNFYIQSAAADMDNDIKTSEAILVYQKGGGNAVKTGDAVAVDGTVKEYGFSGQLTTTEIAATKTAVLSSGNTLPAATLIGTGGRIIPHTVIDDDNFAKFEPDKDAIDFYESLEGMRLELTRPTTVGPAVYYASSSTFEIPVVTVNGTANTTEVTSAAGGLVLTGADYNPQRLILSAKTAPVLNTGQQFAGNITGILTYDYGKFLVSAESETLPAVSPSKLVREVTSLKPEGSKLNIASFNIENFSQHNDPSKIENVARDIVINLKTPDIIGLTEVQDNDGTGTGGTDASENYEVLIAAIAAIDGGASDYGYTDIAPENNKDGGVENGNIRSGFLYNKNRVSLKPGTPGTATEAVSYSAASGLSLNPGRISPEDDAFIKSRKPLAAEFTFQGKDIIVIANHFNSKSSDNYLFGSVQPPVFTTEVQRAKIARVVNSFVEDVLQENADANVVVLGDLNDFQFSNTLNILKGSALTNLVNTLPLNERYSYVFQGNSQTLDHILVNNKLASASTLDIVHINADFADPGDYPKGTEFPAGGIRISDHDPLLAQIDFGTTDFNLRVLHTNDTHGHLENVAKRTSATSSERTGNTVLLDAGDVFSGTLYFNQFKGQADIKFMNNIGYDAMTFGNHEFDMNKENPEVLKNFVTAAQFPFASSNIDFTTNNSELADLYHEMTGILATDEAKSTAKDGNIYPSVIKDVYGEKIGIFGLTTEDTVGLASPGDKIIFKDHIESAKKTVKALEDQGINKIIAVTHLGYTVDQELAKAVPGIDIIVGGHSHTKVDNPPTPIINVGTDKKVLIVQTGEYSQFLGELDVTFDKNGDIKAYKGKLLDVNLFGEDAVAKSILAPIDAELATVRNTVVGYSNVDLYTHLNSQRVVRKQETPIGNMIADSIAEKVTELMPSFVSEADRAAIKGVVAIQNGGGIREAINVGDITMGEVLTTLPFGNGLAALKVTGAEIISSLENSVSGLASDQGRFAHVSGMRYTYDSTKKPEIIDSLSGAVTQAGERIVSVEIKQADGSYLPVDPKAYYILSTNSFMAGGGDFYRALASAKADGRYYELGLPDFEVLLAYLKKHNPVTSSIEGRITDLKGATPSPTPTTTPAPTSAPGGSGTITPAATPSPGPSATATAAVPAQVTTITAADLTAQLAALPAGSNELVIPLTASAGGAQVILPGSVLVQQAAANPGTVLTFNSTGGASYSLPLSIINAAALTAQLGTSDFTITVSILQADAATLSSISTAIAAQAGSVTLAAPVIEFTVTAQAGNNSVSLNSFGSTYVERSITAAGSLSSQGATAVSYDPATGKLSFVPSVFSSATSGNTEVTIKRNSNSYYTVVKSSKTFSDTAGHWAQSAIELLASKLIITGTSSTAFSPSQSITRAEFAALITRSLGLASASGGTTFSDVSSAAWYADSVQTAAAAGLITGYTDGSFKPGSPITRQEMAAVLSKAMKYTGKSLTADPAVLAKFRDAASIPDWSKAAVAEVAAEGIIQGTPDGSFAPAKLATRAEAATMLEKTLKSLQFIN
- a CDS encoding RNA polymerase sigma factor yields the protein MEPEDSRMNKTSEYEFQTPLSAEPDPGLTVEQMVERVQQGEVQTYTLIIRTFQRQIYLYCYYLLGNREEAEDAAQDIFIKALERVSQYSVQASFPAWLYRIAHNHCLDRIKQRNRGFRLLSLYKKQQQQAEAAGTQESRYTEVVHGLLEQLSLEERQILLLRALEEHSYEEIGTIMDMNPATVRKKYERLRKKLGRGRNAERMITHESR